The proteins below come from a single Spirochaetia bacterium 38H-sp genomic window:
- a CDS encoding OmpH family outer membrane protein, giving the protein MKKWFFILLIFLILPLYSFAEELTTVAVVDINKVAMVFFKNSYAVKQIESFKQEIQTTLNRLKDELNDLKNKKLLAEEAGNQEEALRLDNDIFNKQKYIQDYYRVKSQQLAEKQKQLAESSTFLQELQNALSYVAENNGYSVILKSTDPNLLWWNKEVDITEKVIEVLTK; this is encoded by the coding sequence ATGAAAAAATGGTTTTTTATATTGCTAATATTTTTAATATTGCCTTTGTATTCTTTTGCAGAGGAGTTAACAACCGTAGCTGTTGTTGATATAAATAAAGTTGCTATGGTTTTTTTTAAAAACTCTTATGCTGTAAAGCAGATAGAATCTTTTAAGCAGGAAATCCAAACTACTCTTAACAGATTAAAAGATGAGCTCAATGATTTGAAAAACAAGAAACTCCTTGCAGAGGAGGCTGGTAATCAGGAAGAAGCTTTGCGTTTGGATAATGACATATTTAATAAGCAAAAATACATACAAGATTATTATAGGGTAAAATCTCAACAGCTTGCGGAAAAACAGAAGCAACTTGCAGAATCTTCTACTTTTTTGCAGGAGCTTCAGAATGCTTTATCTTATGTTGCTGAGAACAATGGATATAGTGTGATTTTAAAGAGCACGGATCCTAATCTCCTTTGGTGGAATAAAGAAGTTGACATAACAGAAAAAGTTATCGAGGTGTTAACAAAGTAA
- the bamA gene encoding outer membrane protein assembly factor BamA: MLKRKSYFLLFFIIIGLFDLFPQENNISPDWYIDKPIVNIVFDGLNYVSENEINGIVKQYIGKNFSNELFWELQEKLYALDYFEEIKPKAEPGDESYSSVILRFIVKEFPVILSIDFEGNISISSYDLRDKIITKPGDLLNEIKLKSDLDAIKNYYVEKGYPTVVVSYSKTEEEKGIRIVFSIEEGPKNVVRKISFSGNSVFAEKTLKGLMKTKERGFLVTGVYDDSVFQADLKKIVDYYTEHGYIDVKIEDVKKDVEETEDAVFYDITISITEGRQYRFGGVEFNGNNIFPTDKLKELIHSKEGDIFNEVRFNADYGRVLDLYYENGYIFNTIEKKEIKDESSLTVKYVINITERPRAHIENIIVKGNTKTDENVILREIPLKPGDVFSKTKIIQGLLNLRNLQYFSNIVPETYPGSTDGLMNLIINVEEGATANIRFGATFGGSSEFPVQAIVDWSDVNFMGKGLDFGVNLVASPDEQTVGFHYTDGWLFGRRLTGGVSFNVSHKDTGNTIPQDTAVDGVIFTGSEDNAVPDNGLYTGQWVDSSTGEVVDNPSQTQIDSGEVITDYAYAIANGFSIPDSLLMSYQTWEVSLGLNTSYRFDTPFGRLTPSSSLNISLSFLDYDADIYRPFDETTRESRGKWSFINKLSFGIGLDSRDIVYAPSNGYYLGQSFVFTGGFLGGSRHYIKSSSTAEGYFTLFDIPVFDNWSFKWVFALHTKLMYNLDQFWVPQGELYQATSLDQMYIDGYFVGKGWTQEPSGGGRTLWDNWAEIRMPIIEQIVWWNFYFEFPAFDIDVKAPWNISIENYRFGIGGGFKFVIPQFPIGFFLTKRFKVVDGAIQWQEGTVSPDSLGLDFVFTIGYQLY; the protein is encoded by the coding sequence ATGTTAAAAAGAAAATCATATTTTTTATTGTTTTTTATTATCATAGGTCTTTTTGATCTTTTCCCACAAGAGAATAATATTTCACCGGACTGGTATATAGATAAACCCATTGTTAATATAGTTTTTGATGGACTAAACTATGTATCGGAAAATGAAATAAACGGTATAGTAAAGCAATATATAGGTAAGAACTTTTCCAATGAACTTTTCTGGGAATTGCAGGAAAAGCTCTATGCTCTTGACTATTTTGAGGAGATAAAGCCAAAGGCAGAACCAGGGGATGAATCATATTCTTCTGTAATTTTAAGATTTATAGTAAAAGAGTTTCCTGTCATATTGAGTATAGATTTTGAAGGTAATATCTCTATAAGTTCTTATGATCTGAGGGATAAAATAATAACCAAGCCTGGAGACCTGTTGAATGAAATAAAATTGAAATCGGATTTGGATGCAATAAAGAATTATTATGTTGAGAAGGGATATCCTACAGTTGTTGTTTCTTATTCTAAGACAGAAGAGGAAAAAGGAATTAGAATAGTCTTTTCTATTGAGGAAGGACCAAAGAATGTAGTTAGAAAAATAAGTTTTTCGGGTAATTCTGTTTTTGCGGAAAAGACTTTAAAAGGATTAATGAAGACAAAGGAAAGAGGTTTTCTCGTTACTGGAGTGTATGATGATTCTGTTTTTCAGGCGGATTTGAAAAAAATAGTAGATTATTATACTGAGCACGGATATATAGATGTAAAGATAGAGGATGTCAAAAAAGATGTGGAAGAAACAGAAGACGCTGTATTTTACGATATAACAATTTCTATCACAGAAGGTAGACAGTATAGATTTGGCGGGGTGGAGTTTAATGGTAATAATATTTTCCCCACAGATAAATTAAAGGAACTCATACATTCCAAAGAGGGGGATATTTTTAATGAGGTAAGATTTAATGCTGATTATGGACGTGTGTTGGATTTATATTACGAAAACGGATATATCTTTAATACCATAGAAAAAAAAGAGATAAAAGATGAATCCTCACTAACTGTAAAATATGTCATAAATATCACAGAACGTCCCCGAGCTCATATAGAAAACATAATAGTAAAAGGAAATACAAAAACAGATGAAAATGTCATATTACGAGAAATTCCTTTAAAACCTGGGGATGTGTTTAGTAAAACCAAGATAATACAGGGATTGTTAAACCTTAGGAACTTACAGTATTTTTCCAACATAGTGCCGGAAACTTATCCGGGTAGTACGGATGGCCTTATGAATCTTATCATCAATGTTGAGGAAGGTGCTACTGCAAATATACGTTTTGGAGCTACTTTTGGCGGGTCGTCTGAATTCCCTGTTCAAGCTATTGTGGACTGGTCTGATGTGAATTTTATGGGTAAAGGCTTGGATTTTGGTGTCAACCTAGTTGCTTCTCCGGATGAGCAAACAGTTGGTTTTCATTACACTGATGGGTGGTTATTTGGTAGGAGACTTACGGGAGGTGTTAGTTTCAATGTATCTCATAAGGATACAGGAAATACAATTCCTCAGGATACAGCTGTTGATGGTGTTATTTTTACTGGTTCTGAGGACAATGCTGTTCCTGATAATGGTTTGTATACTGGACAGTGGGTTGATTCTTCCACAGGTGAAGTAGTCGACAATCCTTCTCAGACACAGATAGATAGCGGTGAGGTCATAACGGATTACGCATATGCAATAGCAAATGGTTTTAGTATTCCTGATTCTCTTCTCATGAGCTATCAGACATGGGAGGTGAGTTTGGGTTTAAATACTTCTTACAGGTTTGATACTCCCTTTGGAAGATTGACTCCATCTTCTTCTCTTAATATTTCTTTGTCTTTTCTTGATTATGATGCGGATATTTACAGGCCTTTTGATGAAACTACAAGAGAAAGTAGAGGGAAATGGTCTTTTATCAATAAGCTGTCTTTTGGTATTGGTCTTGATTCTAGGGATATAGTATATGCTCCTAGTAATGGTTATTATCTTGGTCAGTCTTTTGTTTTTACGGGCGGATTTTTGGGAGGCTCAAGGCATTATATAAAGTCTTCCTCTACTGCGGAGGGATATTTTACTTTATTTGACATACCTGTGTTTGATAATTGGAGTTTTAAATGGGTTTTTGCTTTACATACAAAATTGATGTATAATTTAGATCAATTCTGGGTTCCCCAAGGTGAGCTTTATCAGGCCACTTCTCTTGATCAAATGTATATTGATGGTTATTTTGTTGGCAAAGGCTGGACTCAGGAGCCTTCTGGAGGGGGCAGAACTCTCTGGGATAACTGGGCAGAGATAAGGATGCCTATAATAGAGCAGATTGTATGGTGGAATTTTTACTTTGAATTTCCTGCCTTTGATATCGATGTGAAAGCTCCATGGAATATATCCATAGAAAATTACAGATTTGGTATAGGTGGCGGATTTAAATTTGTAATCCCACAATTCCCCATAGGTTTTTTCCTTACAAAGAGGTTTAAAGTTGTTGATGGTGCTATTCAATGGCAGGAAGGAACAGTGTCTCCCGATTCTCTGGGGCTGGATTTTGTTTTTACTATTGGATATCAATTGTATTGA
- a CDS encoding translocation/assembly module TamB domain-containing protein has translation MTKKNFNIKFANFIFIIISLFFLIIGLHYFLFFSFKDKIEAYVESYISKLEDNWYVDVEYEGVSPYIYPFVSVNNIKVSSKKNDYVVYIDRLSLYFNLFDLKNNFINTIRINTVYINYISQNTQPYINYDNYISSLKNIINLIPDFLDYDVHINNITLRLLVNNSEIFINDAMFEYDNMYKKVYLNADILIISDLIDKYLFDKTLKISLSVQGKIEDNISLKTRISLKNKYWDLKPQKFFLRFANDSIEFSSLDPLLPYDAYLTLSLKNKEINFHLETEDFSPSIIVSDIKAKNSFGEYFLKSLYTITLNCKYNIDKKSFIYDSSGTIVVKNKNINYIDYSIDGNNYDTYVRYIDFSTSFFTSKLSGFLELSSETFTGKLNAISNKNRLASFVISSNISVSPYKSQFILRDSIINDSKIHKISFELYTEKKWNYLNEMFFYIFIDAQSGKQGFLSIDGGWDAKSKLVSFLIIADSFPVLPFYDSLSSVFYFLKSQEKIKYFFKDTFVSGVIDGSFDSSLKLESVEKLIIENADDNISFHIGYSDKTFYIKQLTGMVYNLPVAADFNFKEGNAFYGNFSLSDNFYEFYGKAYENGIKIIGDNFKISSKADNGTYAITMEFEKFPVLLKNAHIPVLISFNALGEYHNSKSWKLYVNEFVLKNWNFYRTNNTQIEASLIVFPNRIEFTDFSFSDDVSKIAGSISIAYFDVYSLFYLDNIYSVFFLSNNNRTETYEGAVSLSRGFIDGRINATGVPVNRFLYSNSSGSITTFISFSGVRSSPDFYINLKSDNVYIDGSPLEADLSLLIENKKSILNITRFSYLNFAVKDINTELDIDTGEFSGIGQVFLKVADKNYESKLTILGKTDKQLENFWQIINASNIPFKASFSLDNITLVPEQTIWRFSVIYDGNHFSLKGAPDDSLFFDYSREGDFTLSCLSPLPVQGKMYGKIVANRLEINTELTRIDISPISVLFRFGNFNIESGIAYGSIKFYGDIDALNADGFLNIDSPICSLDLIPDKLSASKITLIFDKNTIEIPESYVYAGDTPALISSLFSVSYFTDISYVININTVTPQPVHVKYNFGILNVDGFVTGNIKIGASTRDLDINGELRVQDARITISQNSSNESNEYNIGTSVNLKFLSGSNVSFLWPSENLPVLKLYSDTNQRLTYTLDSETGKYKLYGNIALRGGEVFYLEKSFYIREGNISFNENENSFDPSISVKAELRDFYDGKPIKIFLIARESPLSEFSPAFESQPFLSQDKLAIILGKSLYNVSSGGETAASLLGLGTDVFTQFAVVRGFEESVKESFGLDIFSVRTHLFQSILTSALSSSNIQENNVTYEAGEDSIGRYLDNTTIIMGKYIGQSAFGELAFNISNNNGLDNSALLLGGVKASAELLVELDTPLFLLSWRLKPENWDTLFVTDQSISINWGFSY, from the coding sequence ATGACAAAAAAAAATTTTAATATAAAATTTGCTAATTTTATTTTTATAATAATATCATTATTCTTTCTTATAATAGGCTTGCATTATTTTCTCTTTTTTTCTTTTAAAGACAAAATAGAAGCATACGTAGAATCTTATATATCTAAATTGGAAGATAATTGGTATGTAGATGTGGAATATGAAGGAGTCTCTCCATATATATATCCTTTTGTTTCTGTAAATAACATTAAAGTTTCTTCAAAAAAAAATGATTATGTAGTTTATATAGATAGACTTTCTCTTTATTTTAATCTTTTTGATCTAAAAAATAATTTTATAAATACCATAAGAATAAATACAGTATATATAAATTATATATCACAAAATACTCAGCCATACATAAATTATGATAATTATATATCTTCTTTGAAAAATATCATTAACTTGATTCCAGATTTCTTAGATTATGATGTGCATATCAATAATATCACCTTACGTTTGCTGGTTAATAATTCTGAAATATTTATAAATGATGCAATGTTTGAATATGATAATATGTATAAGAAAGTATATTTAAACGCTGATATATTGATAATTTCTGATTTGATAGATAAATATCTTTTTGATAAAACTTTGAAAATATCATTAAGCGTACAAGGTAAGATAGAAGATAATATAAGTCTTAAGACCAGGATATCGTTGAAAAATAAATATTGGGATTTAAAACCTCAGAAATTCTTTTTGAGATTTGCAAATGATAGCATAGAATTTAGCTCATTGGATCCTCTGTTGCCATATGATGCATATTTAACATTATCCTTAAAAAATAAAGAAATTAATTTTCATCTGGAAACAGAGGATTTCAGTCCTTCTATTATTGTTTCTGATATAAAAGCTAAGAATTCTTTTGGAGAATACTTTTTAAAATCTTTGTATACGATTACTTTAAATTGTAAATATAATATTGATAAAAAAAGTTTTATTTATGACTCATCGGGAACTATAGTTGTAAAAAATAAAAACATTAATTATATAGATTATTCTATTGATGGTAATAACTATGATACATATGTTAGATATATAGATTTTTCAACTTCTTTTTTTACTTCCAAATTAAGTGGTTTTTTAGAACTTTCTTCTGAAACTTTTACGGGCAAGCTAAATGCTATATCAAACAAGAATAGATTAGCAAGTTTTGTTATTTCTTCTAATATTTCGGTATCTCCGTATAAATCGCAGTTTATATTGAGGGATTCTATTATCAATGATAGTAAAATACATAAAATTTCTTTTGAGCTTTATACAGAAAAAAAATGGAATTATCTTAATGAAATGTTTTTTTATATTTTCATTGATGCTCAATCCGGAAAACAAGGATTCCTTTCTATCGATGGAGGGTGGGATGCTAAGTCTAAGCTTGTTTCTTTTCTAATTATTGCTGATAGTTTTCCTGTTTTACCTTTTTATGATTCTCTTTCTTCTGTTTTCTATTTTTTAAAATCACAAGAAAAGATAAAGTATTTCTTCAAAGACACCTTTGTGTCTGGTGTTATTGACGGGAGTTTCGACTCTTCTTTGAAATTAGAAAGTGTTGAAAAATTGATTATAGAAAACGCAGATGACAATATCTCATTCCATATAGGATATTCAGACAAAACTTTTTATATAAAGCAGCTGACTGGTATGGTATATAATTTGCCTGTAGCAGCAGACTTTAATTTTAAAGAAGGCAATGCATTTTATGGCAATTTTTCTTTATCTGATAATTTCTATGAGTTCTATGGAAAAGCCTATGAGAACGGTATAAAAATAATAGGTGATAATTTTAAAATTTCCTCTAAAGCTGATAATGGTACATATGCTATAACTATGGAATTTGAAAAATTTCCAGTTTTGTTAAAAAATGCCCATATTCCTGTTCTAATAAGTTTTAATGCATTAGGAGAATATCATAATTCTAAGTCATGGAAGCTGTACGTAAATGAGTTTGTCTTAAAAAACTGGAATTTTTATAGAACTAACAATACTCAAATAGAAGCTTCTCTTATAGTCTTTCCAAATCGTATTGAGTTTACTGATTTTTCATTCAGTGATGATGTTTCTAAAATTGCTGGTTCTATTTCTATTGCTTATTTTGATGTATATTCTCTTTTCTATTTGGACAATATTTATTCTGTTTTCTTTCTTTCTAATAACAATAGGACCGAGACATACGAAGGGGCGGTTTCTTTGAGTAGAGGTTTTATAGATGGTAGGATCAATGCTACGGGAGTACCTGTTAATAGGTTTTTGTATTCCAATTCGTCAGGTAGTATAACTACTTTTATTTCTTTTTCTGGCGTAAGATCAAGTCCAGATTTTTATATCAATCTAAAATCAGATAATGTTTATATAGATGGTTCTCCTCTTGAAGCTGATCTTTCCTTATTAATAGAAAATAAAAAATCAATTTTAAATATTACACGTTTTTCATACCTTAACTTTGCCGTAAAAGATATAAATACAGAACTCGATATTGATACTGGTGAATTTTCCGGTATAGGACAAGTCTTTTTAAAAGTAGCAGATAAAAATTATGAGTCAAAATTAACAATACTTGGTAAAACAGATAAGCAACTTGAAAATTTTTGGCAGATTATTAATGCATCTAATATTCCTTTTAAAGCCAGTTTTTCTCTAGATAATATTACGCTTGTTCCGGAACAAACAATTTGGAGATTCTCTGTTATTTATGATGGAAACCATTTTTCTTTGAAAGGCGCTCCTGATGATAGCTTGTTTTTTGATTATTCCAGAGAGGGGGATTTTACTTTATCTTGTTTGAGTCCCTTGCCTGTGCAAGGCAAAATGTATGGTAAAATAGTGGCTAACAGATTGGAGATAAATACAGAATTAACCCGAATAGATATTTCTCCTATATCCGTTCTGTTTAGATTTGGTAATTTTAATATAGAATCCGGAATAGCTTATGGAAGTATAAAGTTCTATGGAGATATTGATGCGTTAAACGCAGATGGTTTCTTAAACATAGATTCACCGATTTGTTCTCTTGATTTAATTCCTGATAAACTTAGCGCTTCTAAAATAACACTGATTTTTGATAAAAACACAATTGAAATTCCGGAATCATATGTGTATGCCGGTGATACTCCGGCTTTAATAAGTTCTTTGTTTTCTGTAAGTTATTTTACAGATATCTCTTATGTGATAAATATAAACACTGTTACTCCTCAGCCTGTACATGTAAAATATAATTTTGGCATTCTAAATGTTGATGGATTTGTAACAGGTAATATAAAAATAGGAGCCTCCACAAGAGATCTGGATATAAATGGTGAACTTAGAGTGCAAGATGCGAGAATAACCATTTCTCAGAATTCTTCCAATGAATCGAATGAATATAACATAGGTACATCAGTCAATTTGAAATTTTTATCCGGTTCTAATGTGAGTTTTTTGTGGCCATCTGAAAATTTACCTGTTTTAAAATTATATTCGGATACTAATCAAAGATTGACATATACGCTTGACAGTGAAACAGGGAAATATAAGTTATATGGAAATATAGCTTTGAGAGGAGGGGAGGTTTTCTATCTGGAAAAAAGTTTTTACATAAGAGAGGGGAATATAAGCTTTAATGAAAATGAGAATTCGTTTGATCCTAGTATAAGTGTAAAAGCAGAACTGAGAGATTTTTACGATGGGAAGCCCATCAAAATATTTCTTATTGCCCGCGAATCCCCTCTATCAGAGTTCTCTCCGGCTTTTGAATCTCAACCGTTTTTATCCCAAGATAAACTTGCTATAATTTTGGGTAAAAGCTTATATAATGTTTCATCAGGAGGAGAAACAGCGGCTTCCTTATTGGGCTTAGGTACTGATGTTTTTACTCAGTTTGCTGTTGTAAGAGGATTTGAGGAGTCTGTTAAAGAATCTTTTGGACTTGATATTTTTTCTGTTAGGACACATCTTTTTCAGAGTATATTGACTTCTGCCTTATCGAGTTCCAATATCCAGGAAAATAATGTAACTTATGAAGCAGGGGAAGATTCTATAGGTAGGTATCTTGATAATACTACTATTATTATGGGAAAATACATAGGACAGAGTGCATTTGGAGAATTGGCATTTAACATAAGTAATAATAACGGCCTTGATAATAGTGCTCTGTTATTAGGAGGTGTTAAGGCATCTGCAGAGTTATTAGTTGAGCTTGATACTCCACTCTTCTTATTGTCATGGAGGTTAAAACCTGAAAATTGGGATACTTTATTTGTTACTGATCAATCTATATCTATTAATTGGGGTTTTTCATATTAA
- the tmk gene encoding dTMP kinase — translation MIKNIKSQYSILKNFFVLEGIDGSGTTTQLNRVADLLLKNNIKIYKTYEPTRNKIGSFLRECLSSHLDLSERTYALLFAADRQEHVFGKNEIAEKLDQGNIVLCDRYLFSSLAYQGNKNDMDFVSSINSYFPLPEAVFFIDIDEKTALKRVASRAQKKDIFEEESFLLKVRKSYRTIFEHYKHNTDMEVIYINGNSEISNITNKIFNFIIKKIDKQMNE, via the coding sequence ATGATAAAAAACATTAAAAGTCAATATTCAATCTTAAAAAATTTTTTTGTCCTGGAAGGAATAGATGGGTCCGGAACAACAACCCAATTAAATAGGGTAGCTGATCTTCTTTTAAAAAACAATATAAAAATATATAAAACTTATGAACCTACCAGAAATAAAATAGGAAGTTTTTTAAGAGAATGTCTATCTTCTCATCTGGATTTGTCAGAAAGAACATACGCACTGTTATTTGCTGCAGACAGACAAGAACACGTATTTGGAAAAAATGAAATAGCAGAAAAACTAGATCAAGGGAATATAGTCCTATGTGATAGATACTTATTCTCTTCTCTAGCATATCAGGGAAACAAGAACGATATGGATTTTGTATCCAGCATAAACTCATACTTCCCTTTACCGGAAGCTGTGTTTTTTATTGATATAGATGAAAAAACAGCACTAAAAAGAGTAGCTTCCAGAGCACAGAAGAAAGATATCTTTGAAGAAGAATCTTTTTTACTAAAAGTAAGAAAATCTTATAGAACCATATTTGAACATTATAAACACAATACTGATATGGAAGTAATTTATATAAATGGAAACTCTGAGATAAGTAACATAACAAATAAAATTTTCAACTTTATAATAAAAAAAATCGATAAACAAATGAATGAATAA
- the queA gene encoding tRNA preQ1(34) S-adenosylmethionine ribosyltransferase-isomerase QueA — protein sequence MKTKDFFFNLPEDLIAQYPSQKREQSRLMVLYKKTGQIEHSLVENLPSYVSDACIVFNDTRVRKARIIAEKKQTGAKVEFLFIEKINDFLWKAITSKSKKQKPGDWYYLPGGITVKIDSDCENGEKIVRFSTSVDDDYFDKYGHVPLPPYIKREDDFRDFERYQTVFAKNTGSVAAPTAGLHFSDELLQALNTNNHIVYVTLHVGLGTFLPVRTENVEEHHMHEEAFFVSDESASIINQARASGKKICAIGTTSVRTLESSYDNSVDRIVSKYGKTNLFIYPGYNFNVVDIMFTNFHTPGSSLLMLVSAFAGTELIKEAYRIAIEKKYRFFSYGDAMLIL from the coding sequence ATGAAGACCAAGGATTTCTTTTTTAATTTGCCGGAAGATTTAATAGCTCAGTATCCTTCTCAAAAACGCGAGCAATCTAGATTGATGGTCTTGTATAAAAAAACAGGACAAATAGAACATAGCTTAGTGGAAAATCTGCCTTCCTATGTCTCAGATGCTTGTATTGTTTTTAATGATACACGAGTCAGGAAGGCAAGGATAATTGCAGAAAAAAAACAGACGGGAGCAAAAGTAGAATTCCTTTTTATTGAAAAAATAAATGATTTTTTATGGAAAGCAATTACTTCAAAATCAAAAAAACAAAAACCGGGTGATTGGTATTATCTCCCTGGAGGTATAACAGTAAAAATTGATAGCGATTGTGAAAACGGAGAGAAGATTGTAAGGTTTAGCACTAGTGTAGATGATGATTATTTTGATAAGTATGGACATGTTCCACTTCCTCCTTATATAAAGAGAGAGGATGATTTTAGAGATTTTGAGAGATATCAAACTGTTTTTGCAAAAAATACAGGTTCGGTGGCTGCACCTACTGCAGGGCTGCATTTTTCTGATGAGCTGCTGCAAGCGTTAAATACTAATAACCACATAGTTTATGTTACTCTACATGTGGGATTGGGAACTTTTTTGCCGGTGAGAACAGAGAATGTTGAGGAACATCATATGCATGAGGAAGCTTTTTTTGTGAGTGATGAGTCAGCTAGTATAATAAATCAGGCAAGAGCTTCTGGTAAAAAGATATGTGCCATAGGAACAACTTCTGTAAGAACTCTGGAATCTTCTTATGATAATTCTGTTGATAGAATTGTATCCAAATATGGAAAAACAAATTTATTTATATACCCTGGATATAATTTTAATGTTGTTGATATTATGTTTACCAATTTCCATACTCCGGGTTCTTCTCTCCTTATGCTTGTTTCTGCCTTTGCTGGTACCGAACTTATAAAAGAGGCATATAGAATAGCTATAGAAAAGAAATATAGATTTTTTTCTTACGGTGATGCAATGCTTATTTTATAG
- the ruvB gene encoding Holliday junction branch migration DNA helicase RuvB, whose protein sequence is MDSMLSPNFREEDAHEERLRPSFLNEFQGQNIIKENLRVFISAADSRGDALDHVLLTGPPGLGKTTLAGIIANERGVEFRVTSAPAIEKPKDLAGLLTTITPNGVLFIDEIHRLKPVIEEMLYIAMEDYALDWIIGQGPSARNVRIPLPPFTLIGATTKAGKISTPLISRFGITFHFNLYDKDDIVKVIERSASIMELDIKDDALFLLAQCSRGTPRIANRILRRVRDFAQVYEYDFINSEIVTITMKKLGIDSYGLEEHDRRILYTILKKFNGGPVGGENLAIALGESLDTLEDYYEPYLIRLGFIQRTSRGRIITPRGIEHIKNVYDIAGDDIDNEDQGFLF, encoded by the coding sequence ATGGATAGCATGCTTTCACCCAACTTTAGAGAAGAAGATGCTCATGAAGAAAGGCTTAGACCATCTTTTCTTAATGAATTTCAAGGACAGAATATCATAAAAGAAAATCTTCGTGTTTTTATTTCTGCTGCTGATAGCAGGGGTGATGCACTTGATCATGTTTTACTCACAGGTCCACCGGGGCTTGGTAAAACAACTCTTGCTGGAATAATAGCCAATGAAAGAGGGGTGGAGTTTAGAGTTACTTCTGCTCCAGCAATAGAAAAGCCCAAAGATCTTGCAGGGCTTCTTACAACCATAACACCCAATGGTGTTCTTTTTATAGATGAAATACATAGATTAAAGCCGGTAATAGAGGAGATGTTGTATATTGCCATGGAAGACTATGCTCTGGATTGGATAATTGGTCAGGGACCTTCTGCTAGAAATGTTAGAATCCCCCTACCGCCTTTTACTTTGATAGGTGCGACTACAAAAGCTGGAAAAATATCCACTCCTCTTATTTCTCGTTTTGGTATAACATTTCACTTTAACTTGTATGATAAAGATGACATAGTCAAGGTTATAGAGCGTTCTGCTTCTATCATGGAATTGGATATAAAAGATGATGCCCTGTTCCTGTTAGCCCAATGTTCTAGAGGTACTCCACGTATAGCCAACAGGATATTGCGTCGTGTACGAGATTTTGCTCAAGTATATGAATATGATTTTATAAATAGTGAGATTGTCACAATTACAATGAAAAAACTGGGAATCGATTCATATGGTTTAGAGGAGCATGATCGTAGAATACTTTACACTATATTGAAGAAGTTTAACGGAGGACCTGTCGGTGGAGAAAATCTTGCAATTGCTCTGGGGGAAAGCCTGGATACCCTTGAAGATTATTATGAGCCTTATTTAATTAGACTTGGTTTTATTCAGAGGACTTCACGAGGTAGAATTATAACTCCTCGAGGAATAGAGCATATAAAAAATGTTTATGATATAGCTGGAGATGATATAGATAATGAAGACCAAGGATTTCTTTTTTAA
- the ruvA gene encoding Holliday junction branch migration protein RuvA, whose protein sequence is MIYSITGIYKGFIGDYLYLENNSIVWEIVMPSNSTAMPREGDNITVYTYLYHKEDMMQLYGFWDVKSRNLFLQLLKVQGIGPKQAIKILSATTVDTFISIINENDISKLSLLPGIGKKTAQKILLVLKDILVYPHDDSQHLDSIYNDIIVALSDMGFEKEKIRKILPDIEKTLPPEMDRMEKEQELLRLAIIALSK, encoded by the coding sequence ATGATATATAGTATAACAGGTATATATAAAGGCTTTATCGGTGATTATCTCTATCTTGAAAATAACTCCATAGTCTGGGAAATAGTCATGCCCTCTAACTCCACTGCCATGCCAAGAGAGGGGGATAATATCACTGTTTATACATATTTGTATCATAAAGAAGATATGATGCAGCTCTATGGTTTCTGGGATGTAAAATCTAGAAATCTTTTTTTGCAATTATTAAAGGTTCAGGGAATAGGACCAAAGCAGGCAATAAAGATTTTATCTGCAACAACAGTTGATACCTTTATCTCTATAATAAATGAAAACGATATATCTAAATTATCACTTCTCCCTGGAATAGGGAAGAAAACTGCTCAAAAAATACTTCTTGTTTTAAAAGATATTTTAGTATATCCGCACGATGATAGCCAGCATCTTGATTCTATATATAATGATATTATTGTGGCACTTTCCGATATGGGCTTTGAAAAAGAAAAAATAAGAAAAATTTTGCCGGACATAGAAAAGACGCTCCCACCAGAAATGGATAGAATGGAAAAGGAACAGGAATTGTTGAGATTGGCAATTATTGCTCTCAGTAAGTAA